The proteins below come from a single Pseudomonadota bacterium genomic window:
- the pyrE gene encoding orotate phosphoribosyltransferase, whose product MERTIARILMEMGAVTLRADPPFQWASGRFAPIYCDNRLVMSEPDKRIAVAEGFVRAIEARGWSPEVIAGTATAGIPHAAWVAHLMSLPMVYVRGAAKGHGKENRIEGRLEKGRRVVLIEDLISTGGSSLEAATALVEAGAALEGLAAIFTYGLPVAAKRLAEAGVDAIALSNFNALMEEALAQGALTAAQKAIIAEWQRDPGAWSKDRGGAP is encoded by the coding sequence ATGGAGAGGACCATCGCGAGAATCCTGATGGAGATGGGCGCGGTCACGCTGCGGGCCGATCCCCCGTTCCAGTGGGCGTCCGGGCGGTTCGCGCCGATCTACTGCGACAACCGCCTCGTCATGTCCGAGCCGGACAAGCGGATCGCGGTCGCCGAGGGCTTCGTCCGCGCCATCGAGGCTCGCGGGTGGAGCCCCGAGGTGATCGCGGGCACGGCCACGGCGGGCATCCCGCACGCCGCGTGGGTGGCGCACCTCATGTCGCTGCCGATGGTCTACGTTCGGGGGGCGGCCAAGGGGCACGGCAAGGAGAACCGCATCGAGGGGAGGCTCGAGAAGGGGCGGCGCGTGGTGCTGATCGAGGATCTGATCTCCACGGGCGGCAGCTCGCTCGAGGCCGCGACCGCGCTCGTCGAGGCAGGCGCCGCGCTCGAGGGGCTCGCGGCGATCTTCACCTACGGCCTGCCCGTCGCGGCCAAGCGCCTCGCCGAGGCGGGCGTCGACGCGATCGCGTTGTCGAATTTCAACGCGCTCATGGAGGAGGCGCTGGCGCAGGGCGCGCTCACGGCCGCGCAGAAGGCGATCATCGCCGAGTGGCAGCGCGATCCGGGCGCGTGGTCCAAGGATCGCGGCGGCGCGCCGTAG
- a CDS encoding ATP-binding protein, with product MADTDFRSRALREALRYGGDRYVFVRELAQNARDATARRIDVTASFKSGLLETVFVDDGVGMTFSHARKYLFTLYASSKESEAESAGRFGVGFWSVLLLEPDLIQVESLPARGEGFSVSLSGRLGDEERGPCTLRQGGTRVRLVRRLDEREGMRACTEIERALKRYCVHLRRNDRAHSPLAVYLNGARIDAPLSVDGPCWMSFEDGSVEGAVGLGAKPLVELYARGLLVWRGTTIDELRYGAPPAAEQAHPEGLAPVYVLNGNSLAVTLDRRAVIDDPALRRLRRVARRRMRELLGRYLDTVAARSWVARLKDAVAGVLDDWRTAGPPRPAIAAAVVVALCAVALVAFRWDLVRSILPRGAAAPDASQAAVGVPADPIATPLGVATPYGGPVITPLDAAAILPLAYAPPARTLFRTAAVERLDPGRGAVASEPSAVSVAPAYRCAQGCVRVEIGVHAGPGLLPLPVPTGHRVETLAIRIGGKAVGPLLLTAQGDPVLALTDRETDGVLAYRTGPSSEALAVERAAALIEVPAEMAFPGDLDRVAASARAIPWTSERAELVVEHVARSIAYDRSPETAEAYRRFVGASPKAGWLEFVSASGRGDCDVKNAVAVAVLRRAGVPSRLALGYAGSAGRAVPGMHAWVEYHDGGWVAADASGSAVRTEGAGSAQGAPASPAPAPPAGGAAPETGPRSGDARLFLVAVTAASVAAIAAVIGLIALVGSGGVRRLSVPKSDVDKRRVAAKMLVSSFGDPSVWLKGSGLEGRALLPALGGAAPFALDEALALGRAGALWFSTGRSALAKRAAARGARILDAADPDFGEIAPRIPGAQDVDAVSKLYAVDASELPPSSAAAGLLIEAADDLLTRGGCPPRTVCCCPGLADGWMRDVDLAGLRLQARPTRPTRFVAVSPDHPFVAAISARAGSSPELGAFLLVDALLGESGLLARRAQRVRRVAAGAVLEVAG from the coding sequence GTGGCCGACACCGACTTCAGATCGCGGGCGCTCCGGGAGGCTCTTCGCTACGGCGGCGACAGGTACGTGTTCGTGCGCGAGCTCGCCCAGAACGCCCGCGACGCGACGGCGCGGCGGATCGACGTGACGGCCTCGTTCAAGAGCGGCCTGCTCGAGACGGTGTTCGTCGACGACGGCGTGGGCATGACGTTCTCCCACGCGCGGAAGTACCTGTTCACCCTGTACGCGTCGAGCAAGGAGTCCGAGGCCGAGAGCGCCGGGCGCTTCGGCGTCGGGTTCTGGTCGGTGCTGCTCCTCGAGCCGGATCTGATCCAGGTGGAGTCGCTGCCCGCGCGCGGCGAGGGGTTCTCGGTCTCCCTGAGCGGCAGGCTCGGCGACGAGGAGCGCGGGCCGTGCACCCTCCGCCAGGGCGGGACGCGCGTGCGGCTCGTCCGGCGCCTCGACGAGCGGGAGGGGATGCGCGCCTGCACCGAGATCGAGCGCGCGCTCAAGCGCTACTGCGTGCACCTGCGGAGGAACGATCGCGCCCACTCCCCGCTCGCCGTGTACCTCAACGGGGCGCGCATCGACGCGCCGTTGTCCGTCGACGGGCCGTGCTGGATGTCGTTCGAGGACGGATCCGTCGAGGGCGCGGTCGGGCTCGGCGCGAAGCCGCTCGTCGAGCTGTACGCGCGCGGGCTCCTCGTGTGGCGCGGCACGACGATAGACGAGCTCCGGTACGGCGCGCCGCCCGCCGCGGAGCAGGCGCACCCCGAGGGGCTCGCGCCCGTGTACGTCCTCAACGGCAACTCCCTCGCGGTGACCCTGGATCGGCGCGCGGTGATCGACGATCCCGCGCTGCGCAGGCTGCGCCGCGTCGCCCGGCGCCGCATGCGAGAGCTCCTCGGCCGCTACCTCGACACGGTCGCCGCGCGATCGTGGGTCGCGCGCCTCAAGGACGCCGTCGCCGGAGTGCTCGACGACTGGCGCACCGCCGGCCCGCCGAGGCCGGCGATCGCGGCGGCCGTGGTCGTCGCCTTGTGCGCCGTGGCGCTCGTCGCGTTCCGCTGGGATCTCGTGCGGAGCATCCTGCCGCGGGGGGCGGCGGCGCCCGACGCCTCTCAGGCTGCGGTCGGGGTGCCGGCGGATCCGATCGCCACGCCGCTCGGCGTCGCCACGCCCTACGGCGGGCCGGTGATCACGCCGCTCGACGCGGCCGCGATCCTGCCGCTCGCCTATGCGCCGCCCGCGCGGACGCTGTTTCGGACCGCGGCCGTCGAGCGGCTCGATCCCGGGAGGGGGGCGGTCGCGTCCGAGCCGTCGGCGGTGTCGGTTGCGCCGGCGTACCGATGCGCGCAAGGCTGCGTGCGCGTCGAGATCGGCGTCCACGCCGGCCCCGGGCTGCTCCCGCTCCCGGTGCCGACCGGGCACCGCGTCGAGACGCTCGCGATCCGGATAGGCGGCAAGGCGGTCGGCCCGCTCCTGCTCACCGCGCAGGGCGATCCGGTGCTCGCGCTCACCGACCGCGAGACGGACGGCGTCCTCGCGTACCGGACCGGCCCGTCCTCCGAGGCGCTGGCGGTCGAGCGCGCCGCGGCGCTCATCGAGGTGCCGGCCGAGATGGCGTTCCCGGGCGATCTGGATCGCGTCGCCGCGAGCGCCCGCGCGATCCCGTGGACCTCCGAGCGCGCGGAGCTCGTGGTGGAGCACGTCGCGCGCAGCATCGCCTACGATCGCTCGCCCGAGACCGCGGAGGCGTACCGGCGCTTCGTCGGCGCCTCCCCGAAGGCGGGCTGGCTCGAGTTCGTCTCCGCGTCGGGCCGCGGAGACTGCGACGTCAAGAACGCGGTCGCCGTGGCGGTGTTGCGGCGCGCGGGCGTGCCGTCGCGCCTCGCGCTCGGCTACGCCGGCAGCGCGGGCCGGGCCGTCCCCGGCATGCACGCCTGGGTCGAGTACCACGACGGCGGATGGGTAGCCGCCGACGCCTCCGGCAGCGCCGTGCGCACCGAAGGCGCCGGCTCCGCGCAGGGGGCGCCGGCGTCGCCCGCCCCGGCCCCTCCCGCCGGGGGCGCGGCGCCCGAGACCGGGCCGCGTTCCGGGGACGCGCGGCTCTTCCTGGTCGCGGTGACGGCCGCGAGCGTGGCGGCGATCGCGGCCGTCATCGGGTTGATAGCGCTCGTCGGCTCGGGCGGCGTCCGGCGGCTGTCGGTCCCGAAGTCCGACGTCGACAAGCGCCGGGTGGCGGCGAAGATGCTCGTCAGCTCGTTCGGCGATCCCTCCGTTTGGCTCAAGGGGAGCGGGCTCGAGGGCCGCGCGCTCCTGCCCGCGCTCGGCGGCGCCGCGCCGTTCGCCCTCGACGAGGCGCTCGCGCTCGGCAGGGCCGGCGCCCTCTGGTTCTCGACCGGCCGCTCCGCGCTCGCGAAGCGCGCCGCCGCCCGCGGGGCGCGCATCCTCGACGCCGCGGATCCGGACTTCGGAGAGATCGCGCCGCGCATCCCGGGCGCCCAGGACGTCGACGCGGTCTCGAAGCTCTACGCCGTCGACGCGAGCGAGCTGCCGCCATCGAGCGCCGCGGCGGGACTCTTGATCGAGGCGGCGGACGATCTGCTGACGCGCGGCGGCTGCCCGCCGCGGACGGTGTGCTGCTGCCCGGGCCTCGCCGACGGATGGATGCGCGACGTGGATCTCGCCGGCCTGCGGCTCCAGGCGCGGCCGACGAGGCCCACGCGCTTCGTCGCCGTATCGCCCGATCACCCGTTCGTCGCGGCGATCTCGGCGCGCGCGGGGAGCTCGCCCGAGCTCGGTGCCTTCCTGCTGGTCGACGCGCTGCTCGGGGAGAGCGGCCTCCTCGCGCGGCGCGCCCAGCGGGTTCGGAGGGTCGCCGCGGGGGCGGTGCTCGAGGTGGCCGGATGA
- the dnaJ gene encoding molecular chaperone DnaJ: protein MHGKRDYYEILGVPRDADARQIKQSYRRLAMEHHPDRNPDRPDAEERFKEAAEAYEVLSNPEKREIYDRFGHEGLHGQPGFSGVDDIFTHFGDIFSDFFGGDLFGGRRRSRPPRPARGADLRYDLQITFEEAIRGIKKKIEVSQLRTCEACGGDGAAAGTTPEACRTCQGTGQVVQRAGFMTLATMCPSCSGKGTVVGVPCEACHGIGRAPYTRSVTASVPAGVDTGMRLRLAGEGEHPEHGGEPGDLYIFIEVAPHATLVREGNDLLADVTVPFTKAILGHTVTVELVDEEIEVEIPPGSQPGRQIVLEGKGVPYVGRSGRGDLVVTLRIELPERVDGKSRELLAQLDKLLS, encoded by the coding sequence ATGCACGGAAAACGGGACTACTACGAAATCCTCGGGGTTCCCCGCGACGCGGACGCTCGGCAGATCAAGCAGTCGTACCGTCGCTTGGCGATGGAGCATCACCCGGACCGCAACCCCGATCGCCCGGACGCCGAGGAGCGCTTCAAGGAGGCGGCGGAGGCGTACGAGGTGCTGAGCAATCCCGAGAAGCGGGAGATCTACGACAGGTTCGGCCACGAGGGGCTGCACGGCCAGCCCGGCTTCTCCGGCGTGGACGACATCTTCACGCACTTCGGCGACATCTTCTCGGACTTCTTCGGCGGCGACCTGTTCGGCGGACGGCGCCGCTCGCGCCCGCCGCGACCGGCCCGCGGCGCGGATCTGCGCTACGACCTCCAGATCACGTTCGAGGAGGCGATCCGCGGGATCAAGAAGAAGATCGAGGTCTCGCAGCTGCGGACCTGCGAGGCGTGCGGAGGCGACGGCGCCGCCGCGGGGACCACGCCCGAGGCGTGCCGCACGTGCCAGGGCACCGGACAGGTCGTGCAGCGCGCCGGGTTCATGACCCTCGCGACGATGTGCCCGTCCTGCTCCGGCAAGGGCACGGTCGTCGGCGTCCCCTGCGAGGCGTGCCACGGGATCGGGCGCGCGCCGTACACGCGCTCGGTCACGGCGTCGGTGCCGGCGGGCGTGGACACCGGCATGCGCCTGCGGCTCGCCGGCGAGGGCGAGCACCCGGAGCACGGCGGGGAGCCCGGCGACCTCTACATCTTCATCGAGGTCGCCCCCCACGCGACGCTCGTGCGCGAGGGGAACGACCTGCTCGCGGACGTCACGGTGCCGTTCACGAAGGCGATCCTGGGGCACACCGTCACCGTGGAGCTCGTCGACGAGGAGATCGAGGTGGAGATCCCCCCCGGCTCGCAGCCCGGCCGCCAGATCGTCCTCGAGGGGAAGGGTGTGCCGTACGTCGGCCGCTCCGGGCGCGGGGATCTCGTGGTCACGCTGCGGATCGAGCTGCCCGAGCGCGTGGACGGGAAGTCGCGCGAGCTCCTCGCCCAGCTCGACAAGCTCCTGTCATGA
- a CDS encoding cell division protein ZapA, protein MRSYTIAIGGHSFQIRSDADPEHVKQLADEVGARYDAIDKKGPRAEQEFRALAMVAIVLMDELLDARKQGEQIRESTRGFVAQLIARIDDVLAAGQTR, encoded by the coding sequence ATGCGATCCTACACGATTGCCATCGGGGGGCACAGCTTCCAGATCCGCTCGGACGCCGATCCCGAGCACGTCAAGCAGCTCGCCGACGAGGTCGGCGCGCGCTACGACGCAATCGACAAGAAGGGCCCGCGGGCGGAGCAGGAGTTCCGCGCCCTCGCGATGGTCGCGATCGTGCTCATGGACGAGCTCCTGGACGCGCGCAAGCAGGGCGAGCAGATCCGCGAGAGCACCCGGGGGTTCGTCGCGCAGCTGATCGCCCGCATCGACGACGTGCTGGCCGCGGGCCAGACCCGCTGA
- a CDS encoding sugar phosphate nucleotidyltransferase, translating into MDKTFAVIMAGGVGARFWPASRAARPKQLLDLTGGGASMIAATLARLEPDIPARRVIVVTGRATADAVRAALPALPKENVLAEPVGRNTAPCIGWAALHARRISKDAVLAVLPSDHLIRRPEEFRAAARLAVGAARRGVLVTCGITPDRPETGFGYIELGEPLAEGVRRVVRFVEKPDLATAKGYVASGRFAWNSGMFFFTAERVLGEIARQMPELMRGLDEIDAAIAAQDEAAVVDRVFPRLPAQSIDYGVMEKAEGISCVPVDIGWSDLGSWSAAHDLSPKDADGNAFGAEVVAVDARGCLVRAPTDVLVALVGVEDLVVVGTGDALLVCRKDRAQDVKRVTDILRDRGRKDLL; encoded by the coding sequence ATGGACAAGACGTTCGCAGTGATCATGGCCGGCGGCGTGGGCGCGAGGTTCTGGCCGGCGAGCCGGGCGGCGCGGCCCAAGCAGCTCCTCGATCTCACAGGCGGCGGGGCGTCGATGATCGCCGCGACGCTCGCGCGGCTCGAGCCCGACATCCCCGCGCGGCGCGTGATCGTGGTCACCGGGCGCGCCACGGCCGACGCGGTCCGCGCGGCGCTCCCGGCGCTCCCCAAGGAGAACGTCCTCGCGGAGCCCGTCGGCCGCAACACGGCGCCGTGCATCGGCTGGGCGGCGCTTCACGCGCGGCGGATCTCGAAGGACGCCGTGCTTGCCGTGCTGCCTTCCGATCACCTGATCCGCAGACCCGAGGAGTTCCGCGCCGCCGCAAGGCTCGCCGTTGGCGCCGCCCGCCGAGGCGTGCTCGTGACGTGCGGCATCACGCCGGACCGGCCGGAGACCGGCTTCGGCTACATCGAGCTCGGCGAGCCGCTCGCGGAGGGCGTGCGCCGCGTCGTGCGCTTCGTCGAGAAGCCGGATCTGGCGACCGCGAAGGGCTACGTCGCCTCGGGGCGCTTCGCGTGGAACTCGGGGATGTTCTTCTTCACGGCGGAGCGGGTGCTCGGCGAGATCGCGCGGCAGATGCCCGAGCTCATGCGCGGCCTCGACGAGATCGACGCCGCCATCGCGGCGCAAGACGAGGCGGCGGTCGTCGACCGCGTCTTCCCGAGGCTCCCGGCCCAGTCGATCGACTACGGCGTGATGGAGAAGGCGGAGGGGATCTCCTGCGTGCCGGTCGACATCGGGTGGTCGGATCTCGGTTCGTGGTCCGCGGCGCACGATCTCTCGCCGAAGGACGCCGACGGCAACGCGTTCGGCGCGGAGGTCGTCGCGGTCGACGCGCGGGGCTGCCTCGTCCGGGCGCCGACCGACGTGCTCGTCGCGCTCGTGGGTGTCGAGGATCTCGTCGTGGTCGGCACAGGAGACGCGCTGCTCGTCTGCCGGAAGGATCGCGCGCAGGACGTCAAGCGCGTGACCGATATCCTGCGCGACCGGGGGCGGAAGGATCTGCTGTAG
- a CDS encoding YmdB family metallophosphoesterase: MGDLRLLLVGDVMGKAGLLAARRALPRVIAERSVDFTIVNGENVAGGVGITPPLAADLFAAGADVLTTGNHVWRQREIRPYIEKEPRLLRPLNFVEGQPGRGFGVFETAAGVPIAVMNLVGQVFMDPADSPFTAADRALARRGAAAIVVVDFHAEVTSEKRAMGLHLDGRVTAVIGTHTHVQTADEQVLAGGTAFITDVGMTGPHDSVIGMRKDLVLSRFVTGMPESFKPATSGVLFQAVLVTADAASGRASRIERISVPVAE; this comes from the coding sequence GTGGGAGACCTCCGGCTGCTCCTCGTCGGCGACGTCATGGGCAAGGCGGGCCTGCTCGCCGCGCGCCGCGCCCTGCCGCGGGTGATCGCCGAGCGCTCCGTCGATTTCACGATCGTGAACGGGGAGAACGTGGCCGGCGGCGTCGGGATCACGCCGCCGCTCGCCGCGGATCTCTTCGCGGCCGGCGCCGACGTCCTGACGACCGGCAACCACGTCTGGCGCCAGCGGGAGATCCGCCCGTACATCGAGAAGGAGCCGCGGCTGCTCCGCCCGTTGAACTTCGTCGAGGGGCAGCCCGGCCGGGGGTTCGGCGTCTTCGAGACCGCTGCGGGCGTCCCGATCGCCGTGATGAACCTCGTCGGGCAGGTGTTCATGGACCCGGCCGACAGCCCGTTCACCGCGGCGGATCGCGCGCTCGCGCGGCGCGGCGCGGCGGCGATCGTGGTCGTCGACTTCCACGCCGAGGTCACGAGCGAGAAGCGCGCCATGGGCCTCCACCTCGACGGCCGCGTCACGGCGGTGATCGGCACGCACACGCACGTGCAGACCGCGGACGAGCAGGTCCTCGCGGGAGGCACAGCGTTCATCACGGACGTCGGGATGACCGGCCCGCACGACTCGGTCATCGGCATGCGCAAGGATCTCGTGCTGTCGCGCTTCGTCACCGGCATGCCGGAGAGCTTCAAGCCGGCGACCTCCGGCGTCCTGTTCCAGGCCGTCCTCGTCACGGCGGACGCGGCGTCGGGGCGGGCGTCGCGCATCGAGCGGATCAGCGTTCCAGTGGCTGAGTGA
- a CDS encoding undecaprenyl-diphosphate phosphatase: MDTAWTAALGAVQGLTEFLPISSSGHLAAAELAAPRLGFEGAGGEEPLLFGILLHVATLAAVLVYYRAAAWDAIRGFGRGVAALARGGLGPAIEADEGTRLAAAICVGTLPTGALGLALERPTGGIAGSPLALGLCFLACAAILVATRWWPGGARRLDWRVALIVGIVQGIAVLPGVSRSGATIAAGLALGLPRDEAVRFSFLLSVPAIAGAALLELDGAALAGAGEISPLVAGCAAAFVAGFASLAVLRRIVRGGRLWLFAPYVAAVGAALVIASRA; encoded by the coding sequence ATGGACACCGCCTGGACAGCCGCGCTCGGCGCGGTGCAGGGGCTCACCGAGTTCCTCCCGATCTCGTCGTCCGGGCACCTCGCCGCGGCGGAGCTCGCCGCGCCGCGCCTCGGGTTCGAGGGCGCGGGCGGGGAGGAGCCGCTCCTGTTCGGGATCCTGCTCCACGTCGCGACGCTCGCCGCGGTGCTCGTCTACTACCGCGCCGCCGCGTGGGACGCGATCCGCGGCTTCGGCCGGGGCGTCGCGGCGCTCGCGCGCGGCGGGCTCGGCCCGGCGATCGAGGCCGACGAAGGCACCCGCCTGGCGGCGGCGATCTGCGTCGGCACGCTGCCGACCGGCGCGCTCGGGCTGGCCCTCGAGCGGCCGACCGGCGGGATCGCCGGGTCGCCGCTCGCGCTCGGGCTCTGCTTCCTCGCGTGCGCGGCGATCCTCGTCGCGACCCGGTGGTGGCCGGGCGGCGCGCGCCGGCTCGACTGGCGGGTGGCGCTGATCGTCGGCATCGTCCAGGGGATCGCCGTGCTCCCGGGCGTGTCCCGTTCGGGCGCGACGATCGCGGCCGGCCTCGCGCTCGGATTGCCGCGCGACGAGGCGGTGCGCTTCTCGTTCCTTCTGTCCGTGCCCGCGATCGCCGGCGCCGCGCTCCTCGAGCTCGACGGTGCGGCGCTCGCGGGGGCGGGAGAGATCTCGCCGCTCGTCGCGGGCTGCGCGGCGGCGTTCGTCGCGGGGTTCGCGTCGCTCGCCGTCTTGCGGCGGATCGTCCGCGGCGGCCGGCTGTGGCTGTTCGCGCCCTACGTCGCGGCGGTGGGCGCGGCGCTCGTGATCGCCTCGCGGGCCTAG
- a CDS encoding alpha/beta hydrolase — MPSTRASGVEIRFEVRGGGPALLMIPGWSLDLHAFDDLVARLERRFTCVAMDNRGAGESEAPPGPYEIRDLAADAAAVIRAAGCRRAFVLGHSLGGFTAIELALLEGAPVGGLLLVSTAAAGARERIGQAEEVAAAMDLRVGTPAEIARATLRASIGEAHLVAHPGELERLVDGRLAHPPRGRGVAGQRAAALSFDAVRRLGRIRVPTAVVHGDADRVVAPSCGAELAAGIPGAAFHLLPGVGHAPFWEATAELAAIAENAFL, encoded by the coding sequence ATGCCGTCGACACGGGCGAGCGGCGTCGAGATCCGCTTCGAGGTGCGGGGCGGGGGCCCGGCGCTCCTCATGATCCCGGGGTGGAGCCTCGACCTGCACGCCTTCGACGATCTCGTCGCCCGCCTCGAGCGGCGGTTCACCTGCGTCGCCATGGACAACCGCGGGGCCGGGGAGAGCGAGGCGCCGCCCGGGCCGTACGAGATCCGGGATCTCGCCGCGGACGCGGCCGCGGTGATTCGGGCTGCGGGATGCCGGAGGGCGTTCGTCCTCGGCCACTCCTTGGGCGGCTTCACGGCGATCGAGCTCGCGCTCCTGGAAGGCGCGCCGGTGGGAGGCCTCCTCCTCGTCTCCACCGCGGCGGCCGGCGCCCGCGAGCGGATCGGCCAGGCCGAGGAGGTCGCCGCGGCCATGGATCTCCGCGTCGGCACGCCGGCGGAGATCGCCCGCGCGACCTTGCGGGCGTCGATCGGCGAGGCGCACCTCGTGGCGCACCCCGGGGAACTCGAGCGGCTCGTCGACGGGAGGCTCGCGCATCCTCCAAGGGGGCGGGGCGTCGCCGGGCAGCGCGCGGCCGCGCTCTCCTTCGACGCGGTGCGGCGGCTCGGACGGATCAGGGTCCCGACCGCGGTCGTGCACGGCGACGCGGATCGCGTCGTCGCCCCGTCGTGCGGCGCCGAGCTCGCGGCGGGCATCCCGGGCGCCGCGTTCCACCTCTTGCCCGGGGTCGGTCACGCGCCGTTCTGGGAGGCGACGGCGGAGCTCGCCGCGATCGCCGAGAACGCGTTCCTGTAG
- the rny gene encoding ribonuclease Y — MNIIIIGAIAAVAGAVIGALIMGAVKSKRGTEEHEEAKRKAEAILQTADRDAKTLLRDAEIAAREEKIKALAAVEEEGRSVKAEVKKNEERFRQRDEVLEKKKDLMTNKEIELSKREAGLERTERSLVERKRKLDEQAEEIGKIVERKAGMTRDEAKKELVEQITDDAKRTAAITVRQIEDEAKEEAESRAKRIVGIAIQRYSGEHVQERAVSVIQLPTDELKGRIIGREGRNIRALEAATGIDLIVDDTPETVVISGFDPVRREVARLSLERLIQDGRIHPTRIEEIVSKAAKDVDKMIKEAGEQAILELGLARVHPEIVKMLGRLKYRYSYAQNVLRHSVECGFIAGMMAAELGLNQRKARRAGLLHDIGKAMSHEVEGSHAVIGAQFAKKFGEEPLVVNAIGSHHEDEPPTSVIAHLVAAADALSGARPGARREMLEQYVRRLEDLENICRSFAGVDKSYAIQAGREVRVLVESERIGDAEASILAKDIAQRIETELTYPGQIKVTVIRETRATATAK; from the coding sequence ATGAACATCATCATCATCGGAGCGATCGCCGCGGTCGCGGGGGCCGTCATAGGCGCCCTGATCATGGGCGCCGTGAAGTCGAAGCGCGGCACCGAGGAGCACGAGGAAGCCAAGCGCAAGGCCGAAGCGATTCTGCAGACGGCGGATCGGGACGCGAAGACGCTGCTGCGCGACGCGGAGATCGCGGCGCGGGAGGAGAAGATCAAGGCGCTGGCCGCGGTCGAGGAGGAGGGGCGCTCGGTCAAGGCGGAGGTCAAGAAGAACGAGGAGCGGTTCCGGCAGCGCGACGAGGTGCTCGAGAAGAAAAAGGACCTGATGACGAACAAGGAGATCGAGCTCTCGAAGCGCGAGGCCGGTCTCGAACGCACCGAGCGGTCGCTCGTGGAGCGCAAGCGGAAGCTCGACGAACAGGCCGAGGAGATCGGGAAGATCGTCGAGCGCAAGGCGGGCATGACGCGCGACGAGGCCAAGAAGGAGCTCGTCGAGCAGATCACGGACGACGCCAAGCGCACGGCCGCGATCACGGTGCGGCAGATCGAGGACGAGGCGAAGGAGGAGGCTGAGTCGCGCGCGAAGCGGATCGTCGGCATCGCCATCCAGCGCTACTCGGGCGAGCACGTCCAGGAGCGCGCGGTGTCCGTCATCCAGCTGCCGACCGACGAGCTCAAGGGCCGCATCATCGGCCGCGAGGGCCGCAACATCCGCGCCCTCGAGGCGGCGACCGGCATCGACCTCATCGTCGACGACACGCCGGAGACGGTCGTCATCTCGGGCTTCGACCCGGTGCGCCGCGAGGTCGCGAGGCTTTCGCTCGAGCGGCTGATCCAGGACGGCCGCATCCACCCGACGCGGATCGAGGAGATCGTCTCCAAGGCCGCGAAGGACGTCGACAAGATGATAAAGGAGGCCGGCGAGCAGGCGATCCTCGAGCTCGGCCTCGCCAGGGTGCACCCGGAGATCGTGAAGATGCTCGGCCGCCTCAAGTACAGGTACAGCTACGCGCAGAACGTTCTCCGGCACTCGGTGGAGTGCGGGTTCATCGCCGGGATGATGGCGGCGGAGCTGGGCCTGAACCAGCGCAAGGCCCGCCGCGCCGGCCTCCTCCACGACATCGGCAAGGCGATGAGCCACGAGGTCGAGGGGTCGCACGCCGTGATCGGCGCGCAGTTCGCCAAGAAGTTCGGCGAGGAGCCGTTGGTCGTGAACGCGATCGGCTCGCACCACGAGGACGAGCCGCCGACGAGCGTCATCGCGCACCTGGTCGCCGCGGCGGACGCGCTCTCCGGCGCCCGCCCGGGCGCGCGGCGCGAGATGCTCGAGCAGTACGTCAGGCGGCTCGAGGACCTCGAGAACATCTGCCGGTCGTTCGCGGGCGTCGACAAGTCGTACGCGATCCAGGCCGGGCGCGAGGTTCGCGTGCTCGTGGAGTCCGAGCGGATCGGTGACGCCGAGGCGTCGATCCTGGCCAAGGATATCGCGCAGCGCATCGAGACCGAGCTGACCTACCCTGGGCAGATCAAGGTCACCGTGATCCGCGAGACCCGCGCCACGGCGACGGCGAAGTAG
- a CDS encoding 3'-5' exonuclease: protein MRLKLSRPLIVFDLETTGTDPQRDRVIEMAAVKIWPDGRQDEKVRRFNPGMPIPKEATAIHGITDEDVRNEPPFAKVARGPKGIAAYFAGCDLAGYNVINFDIPMLSAELERAGERLDVTGVAVIDAFRIFTSREPRNLKGAVRFYLGREHAEAHAAAGDVRATVAVIEAQLNRYPELPDTPQGLDAAVRDPEEVDRRGKLRWIDGEVAVNFGRHKGRTLRWLAREEPDYIRWMIESRVLEDAVHHLHDALIGHFARKDSAPAADGPGEAQEDG from the coding sequence ATGCGGCTGAAGCTGTCACGACCGCTCATCGTCTTCGACCTGGAGACGACGGGCACCGACCCGCAGCGCGATCGCGTCATCGAGATGGCGGCGGTCAAGATCTGGCCCGACGGCCGCCAAGACGAGAAGGTGCGGCGCTTCAACCCGGGCATGCCGATCCCCAAGGAGGCGACCGCCATCCACGGGATCACCGACGAGGACGTGCGCAACGAGCCGCCGTTCGCCAAGGTGGCGCGCGGGCCCAAGGGGATCGCCGCGTACTTCGCGGGGTGCGATCTCGCGGGGTACAACGTCATCAACTTCGACATCCCGATGCTCTCCGCCGAGCTCGAGCGCGCCGGGGAGCGGCTGGACGTGACCGGCGTCGCGGTGATCGACGCCTTCCGCATCTTCACGAGCCGCGAGCCCCGGAACCTCAAGGGCGCGGTGCGGTTCTACCTCGGGCGGGAGCACGCCGAGGCGCACGCGGCCGCGGGCGACGTGCGCGCCACGGTCGCCGTGATCGAGGCCCAGCTGAACCGATACCCGGAGCTGCCGGACACGCCGCAGGGGCTGGACGCCGCGGTGCGCGATCCCGAGGAGGTGGACCGCCGCGGAAAGCTGCGCTGGATCGACGGCGAAGTTGCGGTAAACTTCGGGAGGCACAAGGGACGAACCCTGCGGTGGCTCGCCCGGGAGGAGCCGGACTACATTCGGTGGATGATCGAGAGCCGCGTCCTCGAGGACGCGGTCCACCACCTGCACGACGCCTTGATCGGGCACTTCGCCCGGAAGGATAGCGCTCCCGCCGCGGACGGCCCGGGGGAGGCACAGGAGGATGGTTAA